The genomic segment GTTCTGGAACGAGCGTCTGGCGCTGTCCTATGACGGACCGCTCAAAGGCCGCCGCAACCGGTTCACCGCGGGCGTCGAACTCAACGGCACCGATTTCGTCAATCCGCGTCAGAGCGGCAGTACCACGCCGGTCACGCCGGTCGATCCGGATGTGGGCGTGTTCCCGGATGCGGATTCGCCGGTCTACACCAGTGACCAGCTGTTCCGCACCGATCTGCGTACGCGCGCGGTGTTCGTCGAGAACGCGTTCAATTTCACGCCGCGCTGGCTGCTGGTCGGCGGCCTGCGCTACGAGCGGATCGATCTGGAGCGCAGCATCGATAACCGCATCACCGGTGCGACGACCATCTTCTCGCCGCGTTACTCGCCGCTGTCGTGGCGCGTGGGCAGCGTGCTCGATCTGCGCGACCACGTGCAGCTCTACGGCCAGTTCTCCACCGCGGCCAGTCCGGTGTCGAGCCTGCTCACGATCCAGACCGCATCGGGCATCTTCGATCTCACCGACGCGAAGTCCGCCGAGATCGGCATCAAGGCCGATGCCTGGAACGAACGCCTGTCGCTGACCGCCGCCGCGTACCGGATCGAACGCGACGACATCCTGACCCGCGACCCGGCGAATCCGTCGATCAGCGTGCAGGGCGGACGCCAGTTCTCGCAGGGACTCGAACTGTCGGCGGATCTGCAGGCCACGCGCGGCCTGCGCCTGGAAACATCGACCACATGGGGACGCGCGCGCTTCGACGAGCTGATCGAAGCCGGCGGTGTGGATCGCCGTGGCAACCGTCCAGGCAACGTGCCCAACGGCACCGCGATGCTCGTCGGCACCTACCGGTTCGCAGGCGTGCCGGTGTCGATCGGCGCCAGCGGCCATCACGCCGGCGGCTTCTACACCGACAACGCGAACACGATCCATGTCCGCGGCCGCACCACGTTCGATGCCTGGGCGAGCTACGACTGGAGCCGCGCCTCATTGGCGCTGCGCGTGCGCAACCTCGGCGACGCGCTCTACGGCGAGTATTCCGGCTATCCGGCCACCCACGTCTATCTCGGCGCGCCGCGCAGCGTCGAGATGACCCTGCGCACGCGGTTCTGACGATGGCCCGTCTTCCGAAGTCTGCAGATGCCGGTGATCGCTACCGGATGTTCTGGCGCTGGCATCTGTACGCCGGCCTGTTCGTCGCACCATTTCTGGTCATCCTCGCGGTGACCGGCGCCGTGTATCTGTTCAATGACGAACTCGACGACGCGCTCTATCCGCAACTCCGCTTCGCACCAGCGCCGTGGTCGGAGCGTGTTGCGCTCGCGGCGATGATCGACACCGCCGAAGCCGGCGTCGACGACGCGACCGCGACGCGCATCGATGTGCCGAGCGATCGCACGCGCAGCGCGCGCGTGCATCTGGCGACGGTCGAGGGCGACACGCGCGTCGCCTTCGTCGATCCCGGCAGCGGCACGCTGCTGGGCACACTGGTCCCGGCGCGCACGCTGGTCGGCATCGCGGACCGGCTGCACGGTTCGTTGATGCTCGGCAGCTTCGGCCGCTACATGATGGAACTCGCCGCGTGCTGGGCCGTGCTGCTGATCGTGTCTGGTCTGTATCTCGGTTGGCCAAGCGACGGCCGCCGCGCATGGCGTGCGTTGCTGCCGGACCTGCGGGCGCGCGGACGCGCGTTCTGGACGTCGCTGCACACCGCGGTCGGTCTGTGGGTCGCGCTGCTGGTCCTGTTCCTGATCTTCACAGGTCTGCCGTGGGCGGCGTTCTGGGGCGGCTGGATCCGAGGCGGAGCGGAACTGATCGGCGAAGGCTATCCGCCGGTGTATCGACGCTACGCCGCGGTCGATGCGCCGACGGTCGGCAGCGACTTCAACGACGTGCCCTGGACGCTGCAGCAGGCGCCACTGCCATC from the Luteimonas fraxinea genome contains:
- a CDS encoding PepSY-associated TM helix domain-containing protein; the encoded protein is MARLPKSADAGDRYRMFWRWHLYAGLFVAPFLVILAVTGAVYLFNDELDDALYPQLRFAPAPWSERVALAAMIDTAEAGVDDATATRIDVPSDRTRSARVHLATVEGDTRVAFVDPGSGTLLGTLVPARTLVGIADRLHGSLMLGSFGRYMMELAACWAVLLIVSGLYLGWPSDGRRAWRALLPDLRARGRAFWTSLHTAVGLWVALLVLFLIFTGLPWAAFWGGWIRGGAELIGEGYPPVYRRYAAVDAPTVGSDFNDVPWTLQQAPLPSVSPDTHHGHHAPPAAQSGTPRAWTPDGLERAIAHVRSAGTQDDLRVFLPADARGALMAYTYPDRPQGQITWHFDRDGALLVSAGFADYGRMAQTIELGVQLHMGNYFGRANQLVMLAACIGVVGLAVSGLVMWWRRRPAGRLGAPRTARPTPTRVLLGLIVATALLLPLLAASMVVVFVIDRWLRPRIPALRWLD